The genomic window CCGTGGGACTGGGCTCGCGAACAAGCCGACAAGTACACCGAATCCGGCGGTGCTGAAGCCGCCGACATGAAGGGCAAACCGATCATCGTGCTGACCACCGTCGGCGCCAAGACCGGCAAGCTTCGCAAGACGCCCCTGATGCGCGTCGAGCACAACGGCGAGTACGCCGTGGTCGCCTCGCTCGGTGGCGCACCCAAGAACCCGGTCTGGTACTACAACATCAAGAAGAATCCGCGGGTCGAACTGCAGGACG from Mycobacterium kubicae includes these protein-coding regions:
- a CDS encoding nitroreductase family deazaflavin-dependent oxidoreductase; the protein is MPLSGEYAPSPWDWAREQADKYTESGGAEAADMKGKPIIVLTTVGAKTGKLRKTPLMRVEHNGEYAVVASLGGAPKNPVWYYNIKKNPRVELQDGSVTRDYDAREVFGDEKATWWERAVEAWPDYAEYQTKTDRQIPVFVLTPVN